In the genome of Streptomyces sp. Q6, the window TACCGGAAGCTCGCGAACGGTGACCGGCACTTCTGGCTGGGTCTGGAGCTCGGCGACCGGTGGACCGACGAGCAGGACGTGCTCGCGGTCATGGCGGAGCGCTGCGGCGTCATCGACGACCCGGAGCACCGGTACGGCCAGGACACCATCGACCCGGAGCTGACGGTCGACGCCCTGGAGCGGATGGCGGCCCGGCTGCGCAAGGCGGCCGAGGGCCGGCAGAGCGTGCTGTTCGCGACGGGTCACCCGGGCGGGCTGCTCGACGTGCACCGCGCGACGGCGACCGCGCTGCGCGCCGCCGGCTGCGAGATCGTCGTGATCCCCGAGGGCCTCGCGACCGACGAGGGCATGGTCTTCCAGTTCGCGGACGTGGCGATGCTGGAGCGCGGCGCGACGCTGTGGCACACGCACTCCCCCGACCCGATGACCCGCATCCTCGACGGCCTGGAGCGCGAGGGCCGCCGGCTGCCCGATCTGGTCGTCGCCGACCACGGCTGGGCGGGCTGCGCGGCCCAGCGCGGTCTGGACTCCGTCGGGTACGCGGACTGCAACGACCCGGCGCTGTTCGTCGGCGAGGCCGAGGGCACCATGCAGGTGACCGTCCCGCTGGACGACCACGTGACGAGCCCGCGCCACTACGACCCGATGACGGCGTACCTGCTGGACGCGGCGGGACTGCTGGGCTAGGACCCGTCCGGGTCGCACCCGCGCGCGGGTGGGCGCACCGCCCTCACCACGGGTTCAGCCCCTCCGTACGGCGTTGGGCGAAACCGGGCGTCGGGTCCAGGTACACCCGCCGCACCGCGGGGAACCGCTCGCGGAGCCGCCGTGCGGCGTCCTCGCAGGCCCACTCGATCTGCGCGGCGGTCGAGGCGTCCCGGAAGTCCACCTTGGCCGCGACGAGCGCCTCGCGGGGCCCCTGCACCAGGGTCGTCAGTTCGAGCACGGCCTCGACGTGCTCGCCCTCGACCAGCAGGACGCGGATCTCGTCCCGCACCGACTTCGGCAGCGGCCGCCCGACGAGCAGTTCCGCGTTGGAGCGGCCGAGGACCCACGCCACCCACAGCAGCAGCGCGCCGATGCACAGCGACGCGATCCCGTCCCAGACCCCGGATCCGGTGAGCTGCCCGCCGAGCAGGCCGCCCGCGGCGAACAGGAGCCCGGCCAGTGCCGCGCTGTCCTCCAGGACGACGGCCTTCACGGCGGTGTCGGGCGTGTGCCGCAGATACGTACCCATGGGCGCCTTGGCGCGCGCCGCCTCCCCCCGCGCCTGCTTGACGGCGGTGCGCAGCGAGAAGCCCTCCAGCAGGAACGCGACGGCCAGCACGATGTACGACACCAGAGGGTCGCCGAGCTCCTCGCCCGCGACCAGGGTGTGGATCCCGTCGTACAGCGAGAAGAC includes:
- a CDS encoding cation diffusion facilitator family transporter, with the protein product MDVRADGAGGTAQESGDGEAGGESVFTVIVAALANLGIALAKAVAGVISGSSAMLSEAAHSFADTVTELLLLTSLKRSEKPADEEHPLGYGGERYVWALLAAVATFVGGAVFSLYDGIHTLVAGEELGDPLVSYIVLAVAFLLEGFSLRTAVKQARGEAARAKAPMGTYLRHTPDTAVKAVVLEDSAALAGLLFAAGGLLGGQLTGSGVWDGIASLCIGALLLWVAWVLGRSNAELLVGRPLPKSVRDEIRVLLVEGEHVEAVLELTTLVQGPREALVAAKVDFRDASTAAQIEWACEDAARRLRERFPAVRRVYLDPTPGFAQRRTEGLNPW
- a CDS encoding phosphatase, which produces MPIPGIPSDTPTRAALIDHLVRTRIAGDVATPRENNLSHYRKLANGDRHFWLGLELGDRWTDEQDVLAVMAERCGVIDDPEHRYGQDTIDPELTVDALERMAARLRKAAEGRQSVLFATGHPGGLLDVHRATATALRAAGCEIVVIPEGLATDEGMVFQFADVAMLERGATLWHTHSPDPMTRILDGLEREGRRLPDLVVADHGWAGCAAQRGLDSVGYADCNDPALFVGEAEGTMQVTVPLDDHVTSPRHYDPMTAYLLDAAGLLG